AACCATAAGCTATCTCATGACCTCTAATTACTTATCTCCTCGTATCCAGTAAAGTGACTACTCTCAAATTTACAGTTGTCTGCTAGAGGATTGTAAAAAAGCTTTGTTAGAGTATGCTTCTCCATAAGATAAGTTGTCATTCATATATTAATATACTTTATTTGTTATCCTGACCATTTGTTCATGTACTCAAAATGGTACTATCCTATTTCCGTTAATATTAATAAGGCAATAACATCTGCCTTTTTTGCCTACTTTTCTTAGATGTTAAGCTCATTAATTCAAGCATGTAAAGGTAAGTTTCACTAGTGTTTTGGAAAAGTTCTTGATCATGATTTAGTATTGCATCCTTTGTCTAAAGCCATAAACTTTCTAGAAGCACTAACTTTGATAAAAATTAGAGAGAACAAGGCAAATGATGTTATATTTTTAGTTAGTACTTATAATATCACTTTAAATATGTCTCAAAATAACGTCCAAACTATAATTGATGAATGTAGCAAATTGCAAAGCCTTAAAGAAGAAATTGTAAGAAGTTGCATTAGAAGTATTTCTTGGGAAATTATGATATTTATAGCAAACGAACTCGGCAAGTGTTATGAGGGCTTTCTAGGAATAATAAACTGTAATGGAAAACGTGTAAGCAAAGGAATAAGTGAGTCAAGTCATCAAAGATTTTCACGAAATACTAATCAAGAATAACATAAAAAACGCTGAAGACATTATAGCTAATATTGAATTAATTTATTTGATGAGAATTATTGCTGATCATTTCGGAGCTGATAGAATTTTTTCCTCCAGTGGAGAATTAGTGATAACATACCTCTGCAAAACTAGTAAGCCTCGCAAGCCTTCAGATTATTGTAATGCACAATGTAAATATAGTATTAGTAATAATAAATTGAAGCAAGTTGCATTTATTCAATCTTCTACGACGCAAGACATTGACCTGGAGTTTAATAGTAAGATGCTATCAAAAGTTGTTGAGTGTGCTAAAATTCTACTTAAAGACTTAGTCCCTGCCGTTAAGTCTATCTGTACTTGAAAGCTTTTTCCATACATCTCCTGCGAAGAATATCCTAGAAAATAGGAAAGGATACCACGGTTCTGAAGAGAATTCATTCTTAATTTCCTCGTATTTATCTTTGTAACTATTCTCTAGAACTATCCAAAATTCTCCTTCACAACAAGTAGCGTAAACTCCAAACCCCTTTTCATTAAACCTATGAAGAAGCAAAATAAGAAGAAATAATGCATAGTGCGGATTACCGTATTTCTTACTTTTAGCCTCATCCATAAAGCATTCCAATCCGCTAAAAATATCATTCGTACTAACTATAAAATTGAAATACGCCATAAAATTGAAAGGTATATTAGAATTGACCAGTCTATCGATAAATGCAATGCTTGTCACTGCCTTAGTAGGAAATAGGAGAACCTTTTCTTTTAGGATCTTTGGGATATATATTGAAATTATTGTTATACTATTATTTAAAATTTTGAAAATTTCCATAATAATGTATGAGCTGAGTATTTTTTCAAGTAACTTTTTATAATCTATACTACAATTTAATGAATATTTTTCTTTATAATACAATAAATAGTCTATACTCCTAAGGAAATCTTCTGTCTCGTTCTCTCCTCCCAATTTATCTGCATACTTGACGTACTCTTCACAAAAAGTGTCAAATGAGATAGGTGAAGCGTTGTGCATACCCTTTAATATCCTTCTCAAGTTCTCATCGTCTATATCATAGGATATTAACTCATCAACATTAAAGTCTTCAGCAGAAGTTAACATTATAAAAATGTATCTTAATGTGATAATTAAATATTTCCTCAATAGAATGTATAGCAAGAACTATTAGATAAACAAACTTGATCAACTCTATAATAGTTGCTTAGCAATGAAAAGTGCTCGATAATAGGTTAAAATAATGGCTATATCATTAGAGAGATGACTGAAAGGTTTTTTGAGCTGGGGTCGGGCAATGATGAACGGCTTGAGACTTGAACATGATTCCGGGCTATACGGAGCCTGACCCCAAATATTTACTTTTTCCCTTTTATTAAAAAGCTTTATTATACAAGGGCTCGCTTGCTGATTTCTTAAATGCTACAATACAACTTAATTAAAGCTAATAAATGTATAATACAGACTCTAAACACCCTTCTACTATTCTTTTTCCTTTTACTCGTACATATTGAGATTTATACTTTTCATACTCCTCAAATTCTTCTAAACTTTTTGTACTTTCAAACTTTACTTGTTGAAAACCTGCAATACCTAATACACTATCTAATGGTATCCTCATAAGAACCTACATAATATTCTAATTCGCAAGTGTCAGATTCACGTTTCCGATTCATATTTTCAAAACTCTTTGTAGGTAATAGTGATAGTATGTCATTTATAAACAAACTACTATTAGATATTATTACAATTTTAATGCTTTTTCTCATGATCAACTTTACATAAGGAGATTGAGGCGAATAATTTGTATGAAGCACTTTTGTGCTGCTCTAAAAGATTCTTCGCATTTGTCTAGGCGATGTTGATATACTTTCTCTACCATAACATGAAATTTATTTTCCGAGTTAATAAATTTTGATAAAATATTACTTATACAGAAAATTTACATAGACTTTCCCATTTTACATTCCCAAAGCCCATCCTTAGTCAATGGCTCCCACTACCTATTCTTTAAATACCAACAGTGTTTACCCATAGCGTAACTTATCCTTGCTCTTCTAATTCCACCATGGTCATACCTCTTAAGAGATACACGGACACTTTTAACTCATTGGTGCTAGTCTAGGGAAACACCGTTCAAAAGGATATCCATGATTAACCAGTTTGCATATGTGGTTGTGCGTTGCATATTCGTCCTTCCGTTTAGCTATTGTCGATAAAATTACTCTAAAAAGCTTATTACCTAACGGTTAGACTGTATATTTATGAATGAGTATATTGCCAAATATATTATATCTAAGGGTTACAGAAGGGTTGGGGAGATAAACATTAGGTATGTAGCTAATGACGACGAGAGCATTAAAATTGCTAAATCTGTTTGTGAGAAGTTAGGCGAGGAAGATGTTGAGGAGTTAGTCGTAGAGAGAATAATAGGTGAAGCAAATGGCAGTCCACCAGGTAAGTCAGACGATGATAAATTACTTGGGACTATAGCAGGCGTAATAATGAGCACGTTAACAGATCATGTCATAGATTCTACAATAACTAAAGTGGTATACTCCAAAAAGTATCCTTGCATTAGACCGAGATCATTAGACGATTTGGATAAATATATTGATACCAAGAGATTAGAAGAGATCGTTAATGAACGTTGACGAGTTTGTTAACTTATGTGACGCCAAATGTGTAATTTTTGACACAAGCATAATCCTGGACTATACTAGGCTTTTAAAATATCGTAAGTTATATGAACAAAAATGGAAATCCTATCTAGAATTATGAATTGTAATAAAAAGACTATAACCAGTTTAATATATGAAGAAATACTAGCAGGAGCTTCTCAAAACGGTGCTTTGTGGATTAGTTTGAAATTTCTTAGGTCTTAAGCTAGAAGAAGCAAAATAAAATTTTAAATCTTGTGTTGAATTAAAAGTTAGCTTTAGTTCTATTGAGAAAAACTGAAGAACGTCAGAAAGCATATAGTCTTGCGCTTTCCGTTCTTTTAATTAATAAGAACTTCATGGAATCAGTAGTGTTACAAGTGTTAAAGCTAAAAATCTTTTTTACTTTCTCCTAAATCTTAACTGACAAAGAGAAGTGAGAGTATTATATCCTATTTTTTCATATATTTTATAGTTAGAAGATGTTTTGCTTTGAATTGTATTGAGAAAATCAATAAGCTCCTTCTTAATCACACTACCCTCAAGAATTGCAGTTAACATCTCTTTTCTTTTTTTATTTCCAATATCAAATCCCAAGGAAATTTTATCAACTTTACCCATTATGATATATTTATCAGCTTTTTCTAAAAAATCATCCAAGATCTCGTCAGATATTAAAATCGGAGACAGAGCAAGATAATATTCAGTATTAGCATCAATTGGGACACATTCGTCTATCACTTTGAGTTTTACTACTCTGCCTTCACCTCCTAAATTCATAAATTCATCATTGATTTTTCCCAATAAATTATCATTGCCATCTATGAATATTACATAATTTATATTGCTCTTAAAAGACACATACCTTGCAGAATATAGGTAATGTTCCTTAACTGTCCTAGTATTCTTATCTATCTTTATTCCTATCCTATTCTGGAAATCTATTATATCGAATAATTTATTCTTTTCATAAAATAAATCATAGATCTCTTTTTCCCAACGCTCGTGCTTTTCATCTAATTCATCCATTTTATACAAAATAGAAAGATCCATTTGATCTACCAAAGCGAACAAATTATCCAATCTAAGAGGAAATAGGTAGTCCTCATTCACTTCTACTAAGGTACCGTAAATCGTTAAATTACCTAATAAGTGGTTAAGTTTCACTAACCAATCGTTGTTTAGATTAGTTTTCAAATTGTCATATGCTAAAGAGCCTAGCATTCCAGCAATAGTTGAAGGCCTAGGTATTATTAACGATTGGGCAAAATTATGGGAACCAGTGATTAACGGTCCAAATTCACCCTGACTTCTTAACATCAAAGGTTCAACAGTTTTTATTGAAATCTTAATCATTATTTTTTCCTCCATAAATTATTCTAAGAGTATAAACAATGTTAGAAATGAGGTCTTGAGGAATTTTTATTATATAATTGGAAACTTTTAATCTAACGTTATACAATTCCTCATTAAAAATAATTTCGTCATTTCCTCTCTGAGAATTGCTTTTTATCCAATAGTCTATTAGAGCTTGAGTGACAGATTTCTCATTTTCCGAGCTCACAAAGATTAAATCCTTATAATCCTCATAATCATAGAGTAAAGATGTTGAAATTTTACCCTCATCAATTTTCCTCTTTAATTCAGATATTATATCTAGGATAGATGCTATGTTACTAAAGTCATTTGCAGAGTCAACTATAGGTCTCTTTAACGATAAAGGGATAACCGAAGTTAAACCTTGATATCTAAATATTGCAACATCCTTCTTAATGTATTTGAACTCTGTATTATATTTTATTTTATATCTTATCATTTCCTTGCCTTCTTCCAAGAGGTTATAAGAATCGTTTATGACAGTAGATAAAGGATCAGCATAATGAGCTATACTAACAGAGTAGGATCTACCAACAATAGGTAATGAAGGATAATACGCATTGCCAATTTTAACGAATCCGTTTTCTAGGCACATATTTCCTATTTTTCCGCTTCCATATCCGGCAAATGCTCTTCTACTCTCCTTAACGAAAGCTAAAACCTCGTCTACCGGTAACATTACCAATAAGTCGTCTCCACCAGCATAAATTACGAAACCTTTGTGTTTATTTACTAATTCCAATTCTAGAAGTAAGCCTCTATTTAATGCAGATGAAATTGCTACATGCCAAGCCGGAGTAACTATAATTCTATCCTCGTTAAATATTTCATTAAAATACTTAATCGACTTATTAACTTCTTGTATATAATTTTTTTCGTTAAATCTATTGGAATAGGAGTGTTTTCTCATTTTAATTTTATAAACTTCATTAAGATATATTTTCTCGATGCATGGATACATTTTACAATTATGATTATCTCTTGTTTTTTGAAATTCTATACATTCCATTACGCTCTTTACATAATTTACTATCGACTTACTTCCAGCATTTATCAAATAATCTCCAAGAACCTTATCTACAATATCTTTCTTATCACTTATATTTGCATAATCTCCAGAATCTATTATACCTGCTAAGTAAGGTGTTAATTTACCCTCTAATAAGTCACCTAAATAGTCACTATCGGCTCTAACTAATGCGTAATAAGGTGAAGGAAATGATGTTCCAATATGTTTGAATATTGAAATATAATCCTTTCTTCTAGCCTCACTGAACCAGTGATCCTCTGGATTTATACTTATGTCTATTGAAGATAAAGGATAATTATTATTAAACCAATTCCACATTGAAACTTTTTCCTTCTTACCTTCTTTACAAAGTTCCTGTCCTTCGTCAGTGCATATTTCATCAGCATTTTGTATTAATTCCTCGAATATCTTGATTGACGCTATATCACTAGTAGAGGGAACCTCCATTTCTATCTGACGTTGCAATATATTATCTACTAGTTCATTCACGTCGTATAGATCGCCTAAAAGTAAAGATCTTATCAATCTAGGTTCTACGCCTAAAGCTCTCTTTGCTAAACACCAAGGGCATAATCTCTCTCCTGGAGAAATAAGCTTCTTCAACTTCTTTGCATCATCCTTATCTTTAGCTAAGCCCAAGTTAACCGCATTTCCCTCAAATTCCTCCTCTGAAGGCATTATAACTACTGCAGGTAAAACTCCGCAAGAAGTACAAAATTCATAGCCTCTCTTTGATTTCTCGCCAAATTGAGGTAATTTACCATCCCTTGTTAACTCAAATAACTTTAAATGAGACTCTGGTGTAACCTTAATCAACTTATCCTTCTTAAACTCACTAACTAGCTTCCGATATTTCCTATCGTAAACTTTCCACGCATCAGACCTTAATTTTGATGAACTTTCAAACATCTCGCTTTTCTCTACGCTAACCTGCCTTACACGAATCTTTAAAGGAGAAGTAAGTAATAACTCTTCAGCCCTATTTAGTACGTTACATACTAGATTCCAAAAACTATCATCTCTTTTCTTTTCAGAATATATCCTTAAAGTTTGAATTAGCCTCTTCCAGCCCTTATTATATCTCTCTTTTACCTTCAAAATGAAGTAGTTATCATCTGAAAGGGAATAATATTGATCCCCGTCTTTCTTAAACCCAGGCAAGATAAACGTAACCCTACCGGGAATTATGGGATACGGAGGAATTTTCAATTTTTTGAAGAGTTCATCGCCATTAAATATATATTTAATTACTAGCTGTTCAACTTCGTTTATCACTTCATCGTCTAATTCTTCTTTCCTTAATTTTTCCAGGAGGTAAAATGCATAAAACTGATTAAATCTCAGAGATGGGAAGAGAACAACGTCAGGACCATATTCCTCTATGAAGTTTGTAATGACGTACCATAAAAGTGCTGAGACTAGGTAGCTTGAAATCCAAATATCCCTAGTCTTTCTTCCCTTACTTATGAAGTCTGCAACACCTACAGTATCTATACCTAGTAGATAACCTTTTCTTTTACTTCCACAATCTTCACTAAATGTTAATATCCAATTCATCATAGCTGCAGTTGCGTACAAATGATCAAAAATATTGTGAGTAGGATTCCTAGTATCTGCTGGCCCGACCGGTAAATTCTCGTTAATCCATTGAAGTTCGTACTCAAGATAAAACAGTTGATATAATAACGTTACGTTATTTTGTAGTGTTGTGATATGTCTATTTAGTATAGATATATAATTTCTTGCTAAATTACGATTTAAGGGGATGCTGGGATTACTCTTACTAAATAAAGGAAAGTCTGATAGTTTATACTTACCATCTACATAAAGACTTGGTTGTAATATATTTTTTAAAAATATATTATTTTCAGGGAATAGACTACTATTTCCATACGTAATACTGCCTAAATATCTATCGATTGAAGATGCTAAACTATCAGCTTTCTTGATTTTAGAATCTCTAATTTTATTAAATTCAGTAGATTGAATATTAGTATTGTTAAAAAGTTTTATTGCCAAATTTTTTGCTTCAGTCTCATGTTTGCGTCTAGTCTTACCCGAAGGTGCTTGGGGATTCCAGCTTATTACTGCTGGTTTATTTGGCGGATCGTGTAATAGCGCTTTAATTTTATGTAGCACGAAATCTTTTATGGTAATTTGTCTCCTACTCATTTTTATCTCACCACTTCTAACCCAGTTAACTCAAATAATGAATATCCAACAGAAGATCTAGCTCCTAAACCCTTTATCACAACTATTGGTAATGTATCACAAACCGGCTTTCCCACGTCTTCTCTTTTATAGTAAATTAAGAATCTAAACGTGACCTTAGGAGCTATTGTTAAATGTATAATCGGCGTTGGTTCTGC
This genomic interval from Acidianus sp. HS-5 contains the following:
- the cas10 gene encoding type III-B CRISPR-associated protein Cas10/Cmr2, encoding MSRRQITIKDFVLHKIKALLHDPPNKPAVISWNPQAPSGKTRRKHETEAKNLAIKLFNNTNIQSTEFNKIRDSKIKKADSLASSIDRYLGSITYGNSSLFPENNIFLKNILQPSLYVDGKYKLSDFPLFSKSNPSIPLNRNLARNYISILNRHITTLQNNVTLLYQLFYLEYELQWINENLPVGPADTRNPTHNIFDHLYATAAMMNWILTFSEDCGSKRKGYLLGIDTVGVADFISKGRKTRDIWISSYLVSALLWYVITNFIEEYGPDVVLFPSLRFNQFYAFYLLEKLRKEELDDEVINEVEQLVIKYIFNGDELFKKLKIPPYPIIPGRVTFILPGFKKDGDQYYSLSDDNYFILKVKERYNKGWKRLIQTLRIYSEKKRDDSFWNLVCNVLNRAEELLLTSPLKIRVRQVSVEKSEMFESSSKLRSDAWKVYDRKYRKLVSEFKKDKLIKVTPESHLKLFELTRDGKLPQFGEKSKRGYEFCTSCGVLPAVVIMPSEEEFEGNAVNLGLAKDKDDAKKLKKLISPGERLCPWCLAKRALGVEPRLIRSLLLGDLYDVNELVDNILQRQIEMEVPSTSDIASIKIFEELIQNADEICTDEGQELCKEGKKEKVSMWNWFNNNYPLSSIDISINPEDHWFSEARRKDYISIFKHIGTSFPSPYYALVRADSDYLGDLLEGKLTPYLAGIIDSGDYANISDKKDIVDKVLGDYLINAGSKSIVNYVKSVMECIEFQKTRDNHNCKMYPCIEKIYLNEVYKIKMRKHSYSNRFNEKNYIQEVNKSIKYFNEIFNEDRIIVTPAWHVAISSALNRGLLLELELVNKHKGFVIYAGGDDLLVMLPVDEVLAFVKESRRAFAGYGSGKIGNMCLENGFVKIGNAYYPSLPIVGRSYSVSIAHYADPLSTVINDSYNLLEEGKEMIRYKIKYNTEFKYIKKDVAIFRYQGLTSVIPLSLKRPIVDSANDFSNIASILDIISELKRKIDEGKISTSLLYDYEDYKDLIFVSSENEKSVTQALIDYWIKSNSQRGNDEIIFNEELYNVRLKVSNYIIKIPQDLISNIVYTLRIIYGGKNND
- the cmr3 gene encoding type III-B CRISPR module-associated protein Cmr3; translation: MEEKIMIKISIKTVEPLMLRSQGEFGPLITGSHNFAQSLIIPRPSTIAGMLGSLAYDNLKTNLNNDWLVKLNHLLGNLTIYGTLVEVNEDYLFPLRLDNLFALVDQMDLSILYKMDELDEKHERWEKEIYDLFYEKNKLFDIIDFQNRIGIKIDKNTRTVKEHYLYSARYVSFKSNINYVIFIDGNDNLLGKINDEFMNLGGEGRVVKLKVIDECVPIDANTEYYLALSPILISDEILDDFLEKADKYIIMGKVDKISLGFDIGNKKRKEMLTAILEGSVIKKELIDFLNTIQSKTSSNYKIYEKIGYNTLTSLCQLRFRRK